TCGGCGCGGCGCCGGAGGGGGCCGCGGGGCCGCAGGCCCGTACGCCGTCACGCGCCCTCCGCGACACCCTGCACTTCGGTGCGCACGAGGGCGGGCGCGCCCTCGACGGCGCCCCGGCGGTGGGCGCGTCGCTGACCATTCCGGTGCGCGGCATTGCGCCCCAGCAGCTTCGCGACTCGTACAACGACGCGCGCTCCGGGGGGCGCACCCACAACGCCATCGACATCATGGCGCCGCAGGGCAGCCCCGTGGTGGCCGCGAGCGACGGGGTCATCCATCGGCTGCGCACCGGAGGCCTCGGCGGCATCACCATCTACCAACTGGGCGAAGACGGACGGACGCTCTTCTATTACGCCCACCTGGAGCGGTACGCGGCCGGCATCCGCGAGGGCCAGCGGGTGCGGCGGGGCGAGGTGATCGCCTACGTGGGCGATACGGGCAACGCGGGGCCTGGCAACTACCACCTGCACTTTTCCGTGGGGCGGCTGACCAGCATGGAGCGCTGGTGGGAGAGCGAGAACGTGAATCCCTATCCGCTGCTGGCCGGCAGCGCCGCCCGCGCCGCCACCGCGTCGCGCGAAGACCGCTGATTTGCGCTCGAGCAACCCTGGTCCATCGCACGAGA
This Longimicrobium sp. DNA region includes the following protein-coding sequences:
- a CDS encoding M23 family metallopeptidase: GAAPEGAAGPQARTPSRALRDTLHFGAHEGGRALDGAPAVGASLTIPVRGIAPQQLRDSYNDARSGGRTHNAIDIMAPQGSPVVAASDGVIHRLRTGGLGGITIYQLGEDGRTLFYYAHLERYAAGIREGQRVRRGEVIAYVGDTGNAGPGNYHLHFSVGRLTSMERWWESENVNPYPLLAGSAARAATASREDR